One stretch of Pseudobdellovibrionaceae bacterium DNA includes these proteins:
- a CDS encoding NADH-quinone oxidoreductase subunit M, whose product MMLSTIVFLPLLFALIVLALPKNLVRPAAFGLALLEFLVSLVMFAQFDPSTTALQFVEQYPWLHRIDVSYFLGIDGISLWLVMLTTFLTPIVILGSWTAIEDRVKGFHAALFVLQTAMLGTFLAMDAIFFYLFWELSLVPMYFMIGIWGGPRRIYATVKFFIFTMAGSVLMLLGIIYLILLTKDQLVFQVGGADYRAMSASLLDLYKLRIPFVEGDFLSPQSLLFWAFALAFAIKVPMFPVHTWLPDAHVEAPTPGSVILAGVMLKMGTYGFMRWVIPLFPEAASYYADVFMVLGLLGIIYGALVAMVQPDIKKLVAYSSVSHMGYIVMGLFAMNEQGVTGGLYQMLNHGVSTGALFLLVGMIYERTHSREIKKYGGLAAVVPIFTISFFIITLSSIAVPMTNGFIGEFLILMGAFKYNVWMGGIAVLGVILGAAYMLWMFKRVFFGEKGELASDEKHPLHDLNAREIAVLAPLGVLVFWMGLFPGHFLSYTKTSIDHLITNKSNYELTVQNASEVGASANASATAQTGGQ is encoded by the coding sequence ATCATGTTGTCGACAATCGTTTTTCTACCCCTCCTGTTCGCGCTGATCGTACTGGCGCTACCGAAGAACCTGGTTCGTCCGGCGGCCTTCGGTTTGGCCCTGCTCGAGTTCTTGGTGAGCTTGGTGATGTTCGCGCAGTTCGACCCTTCGACCACGGCGCTTCAGTTCGTTGAGCAGTATCCTTGGCTCCACCGGATCGACGTCAGCTACTTCCTGGGAATCGACGGGATTTCGCTGTGGCTGGTGATGCTGACCACGTTCCTGACCCCGATCGTGATTCTGGGCTCGTGGACGGCGATCGAAGACCGCGTAAAAGGTTTCCACGCCGCGCTCTTCGTTTTGCAAACCGCGATGCTGGGAACCTTCCTGGCGATGGACGCGATCTTCTTCTACCTGTTCTGGGAACTTTCGCTGGTTCCGATGTACTTCATGATCGGGATCTGGGGCGGACCTCGCCGCATTTACGCAACCGTGAAGTTCTTCATCTTCACGATGGCGGGTTCGGTCCTCATGCTTCTCGGAATCATCTACTTGATCCTGCTGACGAAAGATCAGTTGGTGTTCCAAGTTGGTGGCGCCGATTACCGTGCGATGAGCGCCTCGCTGCTCGATCTGTACAAGTTGCGCATTCCCTTCGTGGAGGGCGACTTCCTCAGCCCGCAATCGCTTCTGTTCTGGGCGTTCGCTTTGGCCTTCGCGATCAAGGTTCCCATGTTCCCCGTTCACACGTGGCTGCCTGACGCCCACGTTGAGGCGCCGACTCCCGGCTCGGTGATCCTGGCCGGTGTCATGCTGAAGATGGGAACTTACGGATTCATGCGCTGGGTGATTCCGCTCTTTCCCGAGGCGGCTTCCTACTACGCGGATGTCTTCATGGTCTTGGGCCTGCTCGGCATCATCTACGGCGCCTTGGTCGCGATGGTTCAGCCGGACATCAAAAAACTCGTGGCCTACTCTTCAGTTTCGCACATGGGTTACATCGTCATGGGTCTGTTCGCGATGAACGAGCAGGGCGTGACCGGTGGCCTGTACCAGATGCTGAACCACGGGGTTTCGACCGGCGCGCTTTTCTTGTTGGTCGGTATGATCTATGAGCGCACGCACTCGCGTGAGATCAAGAAGTATGGCGGTTTGGCGGCGGTCGTGCCGATCTTCACCATTTCTTTCTTCATCATCACGCTGTCCTCGATCGCGGTCCCGATGACGAACGGTTTCATCGGTGAATTCCTGATCCTGATGGGCGCGTTCAAATACAACGTGTGGATGGGCGGAATCGCGGTGCTCGGGGTGATCCTCGGCGCGGCGTACATGCTGTGGATGTTCAAACGGGTGTTCTTCGGCGAAAAGGGTGAGCTCGCTTCGGATGAGAAGCATCCCCTGCACGATCTGAACGCGCGTGAGATCGCGGTACTTGCCCCCTTGGGCGTGCTGGTTTTCTGG